A single window of Labrus mixtus chromosome 23, fLabMix1.1, whole genome shotgun sequence DNA harbors:
- the paqr9 gene encoding membrane progesterone receptor epsilon, with the protein MLLNDCQPLPLLRDTDVPPRVKENFILTGYRFPNYSLRDCLLSAFRPTNETGNFWTHFLPVFVFFYYFVEAFGWEGAPHGAAPFFYPFWTYFIGVFCLLMASSMAHLLNSMSLVVREVCFFVDYGTISAYTVGSSLAYYYYIHPQAGIVETGNHNGSHMALEHEPGEAVTSSYAIPEFSVFFETFYIPSACMVAIICILSCCNTRQRWRKHRYVIRTLVFLLPFLVSSTPVFYRLLTRSPYSSTSSSFTASNSTSTFFYRHCFWLVVSAVFNISKIPERLAPGRFDIWGHSHQWFHCCTFLSILDELHMIKAEVRAILLSPTLLLPPATLSRLPGPTVASTYGVMLLLQTTIISIIVWFSWKANCIYGPERDQLAEEYPKKHLKCH; encoded by the coding sequence ATGCTTCTAAATGATTGTCAGCCTTTACCTCTCTTGAGGGACACGGACGTGCCGCCTCGGGTCAAAGAAAACTTCATTCTGACCGGCTACCGTTTCCCAAACTACAGCCTGAGGGATTGCTTGTTATCCGCATTCAGGCCGACCAATGAAACTGGGAACTTCTGGACGCACTTCCTCCCAGTTTTCGTTTTTTTCTACTATTTCGTGGAGGCGTTCGGTTGGGAAGGCGCACCGCATGGCGCCGCCCCCTTCTTCTATCCGTTCTGGACCTACTTTATCGGGGTGTTCTGTCTGCTCATGGCGAGCAGCATGGCCCATCTGCTTAACTCGATGTCTCTGGTGGTTAGAGAAGTCTGCTTCTTTGTGGATTACGGCACCATCAGCGCCTACACAGTCGGCTCATCTTTGGCCTACTACTATTACATCCACCCTCAGGCAGGGATAGTGGAGACGGGAAACCACAATGGATCCCACATGGCCCTGGAACATGAACCCGGGGAGGCTGTCACATCATCCTATGCAATCCCAGAGTTCAGTGTGTTCTTTGAGACCTTCTACATCCCGAGTGCGTGTATGGTAGCAATCATCTGCATCTTGTCCTGCTGCAACACTCGTCAGAGGTGGAGGAAGCATCGCTACGTCATCCGAACCCTCGTCTTCCTGCTGCCGTTCCTCGTCTCTTCAACACCGGTGTTCTACCGCCTTCTCACCAGATCACCttactcctccacctcctcctccttcaccgcTTCCAACTCCACCTCCACCTTCTTCTATCGTCACTGTTTCTGGCTGGTGGTGTCAGCCGTCTTCAACATCAGCAAGATTCCTGAGCGACTTGCCCCGGGTCGCTTCGACATCTGGGGTCACAGTCACCAGTGGTTCCACTGCTGCACCTTCCTGTCCATCCTCGACGAGCTCCACATGATCAAGGCTGAGGTGAGGGCGATCCTGCTCAGCCCGACTCTGCTGCTCCCGCCGGCAACCCTCTCACGCCTACCTGGACCTACTGTTGCGTCGACCTACGGGGTGAtgctcctcctgcagaccacCATCATCTCCATCATCGTGTGGTTCTCCTGGAAGGCCAACTGCATCTACGGACCCGAGAGAGACCAGCTGGCCGAGGAATACCCCAAGAAGCACCTGAAATGTCACTGA